A single region of the Arthrobacter sp. PAMC25564 genome encodes:
- a CDS encoding LysR family transcriptional regulator: MQLFQIEYFIAVAEALSFTQGARRVNIVQSAVSAAIRQLEHDLGSDLFIRQGRTIRLTPAGEALLPRARAILADVRAARDAVDAVRGTVRGTVALGTLAHAGSVDVLQILRTVRRDYPGIVVKLRQTVQGTRTSLADVRSGALDLALVSVPEEAAPGLELYPLHAEGIVFACPDSHPLAVRKRVSLSEIADEPFIDFPEGWGNRTTVDAAFAASGLHRTVHTEVVSFTMALELVREGLGVAFLPESALQHGQGAGIRALHTPLVWRIQLARSATRQATAAEWVVIGEFRHTPTGTPPED; encoded by the coding sequence ATGCAGCTTTTTCAGATTGAATACTTCATCGCGGTGGCGGAGGCGCTGAGCTTCACCCAAGGCGCCCGGCGGGTCAACATCGTCCAGTCCGCCGTCTCGGCGGCCATCCGTCAACTCGAACACGACCTTGGCTCCGACTTGTTCATCCGCCAGGGCAGAACGATCCGCCTCACCCCTGCCGGGGAAGCCCTGCTCCCGCGCGCCCGCGCCATCCTTGCCGATGTGCGGGCCGCACGTGACGCCGTCGACGCCGTCCGCGGGACCGTGCGCGGGACAGTCGCCCTGGGCACACTGGCCCATGCCGGTTCCGTCGACGTGCTGCAGATCCTGCGGACGGTCCGGCGGGACTATCCGGGCATCGTCGTCAAGCTGCGCCAGACCGTCCAGGGAACCCGCACCAGCCTGGCCGATGTCCGCTCCGGCGCCCTGGACCTGGCCCTGGTGTCCGTGCCCGAAGAGGCTGCGCCGGGCCTCGAGCTGTACCCGCTGCACGCCGAGGGCATCGTCTTTGCCTGCCCGGACTCCCATCCCCTGGCCGTCCGGAAGCGCGTGAGCTTGTCCGAGATTGCGGACGAGCCTTTCATCGACTTTCCCGAGGGCTGGGGAAACCGCACCACTGTGGACGCCGCTTTCGCCGCGTCGGGGCTGCACCGCACGGTCCACACCGAAGTGGTGTCCTTCACCATGGCCCTGGAACTGGTCCGGGAGGGCCTGGGGGTCGCCTTCCTGCCCGAGTCGGCGCTGCAGCACGGCCAGGGGGCGGGCATCCGGGCCCTCCACACGCCCCTGGTATGGCGCATCCAATTGGCCCGCTCCGCCACCCGGCAGGCCACCGCCGCCGAATGGGTCGTGATCGGCGAATTCCGCCACACTCCGACCGGCACTCCCCCAGAAGATTGA
- a CDS encoding NAD(P)/FAD-dependent oxidoreductase yields MEDTYQVIVVGAGFAGMTAAKELGRRGVEVLLIDSNNYHQFQPLLYQVATSQIGVSAIARPLRSVFRRLRKVRVLTAEVAAVDAANRSVTTVEGDTFRAQIVVIAAGAVPNFFNTPGADEHALPLYSVTDATRLGTRLTQLLDEADRETGGSVDVVVVGGGPTGVETAGAMAENVKFVVPKFFSPELASRCRVHLVDMVPAVLNAFSAKSQEYTRHRLTKIGVQVHLGVGVTEVRADGVTLADGTVIPSRVVVWAGGLKAGEFIAGSGLAQGRGGRIDVRPDLTAPDVEGVYVLGDAANMTDSTGAKLPQLGSVAQQAGKWAAGNIHADLTGGTRRPFEYFDKGYMAMIGRGAAVAEIGRKRIQLQGPLAFVAWLLVHLALLSGFQQKVRALFSWLNGYITHSPAQVVVGRPE; encoded by the coding sequence ATGGAGGACACATATCAGGTCATCGTGGTCGGGGCCGGTTTCGCCGGCATGACGGCGGCCAAGGAACTGGGCCGCAGGGGCGTCGAGGTACTGCTCATCGATTCCAACAACTATCACCAGTTCCAGCCGCTCCTTTACCAGGTCGCGACGTCACAGATCGGGGTGTCGGCCATTGCCCGGCCGCTTCGGTCCGTTTTCCGCCGCCTCAGGAAAGTGAGGGTACTCACCGCGGAGGTGGCAGCGGTCGATGCGGCCAACCGCTCCGTCACCACCGTCGAGGGCGATACCTTCCGGGCCCAGATCGTGGTCATCGCCGCAGGCGCCGTGCCGAACTTCTTCAATACGCCGGGCGCGGATGAGCATGCCCTCCCGCTGTATTCGGTCACCGACGCCACCCGGCTCGGTACCAGGCTGACCCAACTGCTGGATGAGGCCGATCGGGAGACCGGCGGCTCCGTGGACGTCGTCGTCGTCGGGGGCGGCCCGACAGGTGTGGAGACCGCCGGCGCCATGGCGGAAAACGTCAAGTTCGTGGTGCCCAAGTTCTTTTCGCCGGAGCTCGCATCCCGGTGCCGTGTCCACCTGGTGGACATGGTCCCGGCCGTACTCAATGCGTTCTCGGCAAAGTCGCAGGAATACACCAGGCACCGCCTGACGAAGATCGGGGTCCAGGTGCACCTCGGAGTCGGCGTCACGGAGGTCCGTGCCGACGGCGTGACGCTTGCCGACGGGACCGTCATACCCAGCCGCGTCGTGGTGTGGGCCGGAGGCCTGAAGGCCGGAGAGTTCATTGCCGGCTCTGGCCTGGCGCAAGGCCGGGGAGGGCGCATCGATGTCCGCCCGGACCTGACCGCCCCGGATGTCGAGGGCGTGTATGTCCTCGGCGACGCGGCCAACATGACCGATTCGACCGGGGCCAAACTACCGCAGCTGGGCTCCGTGGCGCAGCAGGCCGGGAAGTGGGCGGCCGGCAACATCCACGCCGACCTCACCGGCGGTACCCGGCGGCCCTTCGAATACTTCGACAAGGGATACATGGCGATGATCGGCAGGGGCGCCGCGGTCGCCGAGATCGGGCGCAAGCGCATCCAGCTGCAGGGGCCGCTGGCTTTCGTGGCCTGGCTCCTGGTTCATCTCGCCCTCCTGTCGGGATTCCAGCAGAAGGTCCGCGCACTGTTTTCCTGGCTCAACGGCTACATCACCCACAGTCCCGCGCAGGTCGTCGTCGGCCGGCCGGAGTGA
- a CDS encoding MarR family winged helix-turn-helix transcriptional regulator yields the protein MPEDQPGTQPDYVDRVRQQWEQIFRGLETGSVDIVARINRIAQIIQLRSDAVLAENGITRAEFDMLSLLARVGRPMAPTELATELLISGAGATKRIKKLRDAELVQRDINPQDGRGALVRLTPKARGLLRPILESVLKFEAGLLSVLDPSTAGELARDLRALLAGLEPHPGDP from the coding sequence ATGCCTGAGGACCAGCCCGGCACACAGCCGGATTATGTCGACCGCGTCCGTCAGCAGTGGGAGCAGATTTTCCGAGGCCTGGAGACGGGCTCTGTCGACATCGTCGCGCGGATCAACCGGATTGCCCAGATTATCCAGTTGCGCAGCGACGCGGTGCTGGCCGAGAACGGCATCACCCGGGCCGAGTTCGACATGCTCTCGCTGCTGGCCCGGGTAGGAAGACCGATGGCTCCAACCGAGCTGGCCACCGAACTGCTCATCTCCGGCGCCGGCGCCACCAAGCGGATCAAGAAGCTCCGGGACGCGGAGCTGGTCCAGCGGGACATCAACCCGCAGGACGGCCGCGGTGCGCTCGTCCGCCTGACGCCGAAGGCCCGCGGCCTGCTGCGGCCCATTCTGGAATCCGTCCTGAAGTTCGAGGCGGGGCTGCTCTCCGTGCTGGATCCGTCCACTGCCGGTGAACTTGCCCGGGACCTGCGCGCGCTGCTGGCCGGCCTCGAACCGCATCCCGGCGATCCCTGA
- a CDS encoding FUSC family protein, with translation MRQYAREFFHVPPARGHRMPALRVAIGIVIPLLALVLMGRTDLTIYALLGALTGVYGRVEPHWLRLKHQSFAGIIMCASVIGGVTAAAAGLTGWSLIVLSTAVAGALSLVADRLHLRPAGPFFFLFAFTASASIPFRGPLWQAAAAAAVSVAVVLLLGFSGRLRARRSDPQRSLREPAHPPWPRMLKHAGRYVLAIGLAGSIATLAGLGHSYWAMVAAAAPIAAADATHGLIRAVHRTLGTYGGVLLTACLLAVNWSPLQLAVLLAVLQFVGEVFVVRHYSIALVWMTPVALMMTEFVAPKPAGVLVTDRAMETTLGAGIAFLVILLTTRQQRRKGPENAAPMPDRTGGQPATLTDSAFSVPG, from the coding sequence GTGAGGCAGTACGCCCGAGAGTTCTTCCATGTTCCGCCCGCCCGGGGCCACCGGATGCCCGCACTCCGGGTTGCCATCGGCATCGTCATCCCGCTGCTCGCGCTGGTCCTGATGGGCAGGACGGACCTGACCATTTACGCGCTGCTCGGGGCGCTCACCGGCGTCTACGGCCGCGTGGAGCCGCATTGGCTGCGGCTCAAGCATCAGAGCTTCGCGGGCATCATCATGTGTGCCAGCGTCATCGGCGGCGTCACGGCAGCCGCCGCGGGTCTGACCGGGTGGAGCCTCATCGTGCTGAGCACTGCCGTTGCCGGTGCGCTCTCACTGGTGGCCGACCGTCTCCACCTTCGCCCGGCTGGCCCGTTCTTCTTTCTGTTTGCCTTCACCGCCAGCGCTTCCATCCCTTTCCGCGGGCCGCTCTGGCAGGCAGCCGCCGCAGCCGCGGTCAGTGTCGCCGTCGTACTCCTGCTAGGTTTCTCCGGGCGCCTCCGCGCGCGCCGCTCCGACCCCCAACGCAGCCTGCGCGAACCGGCACACCCACCCTGGCCAAGGATGCTCAAACATGCCGGACGGTATGTGTTGGCCATCGGCCTGGCGGGCTCCATCGCCACACTGGCCGGTCTGGGCCACAGTTACTGGGCCATGGTGGCGGCAGCGGCCCCGATTGCCGCGGCCGACGCCACCCACGGCCTAATCCGGGCGGTGCACCGCACCCTGGGCACCTACGGCGGGGTGCTCCTGACGGCCTGCCTGCTTGCTGTCAATTGGTCGCCGCTGCAACTGGCCGTCCTGCTCGCGGTCCTGCAGTTCGTGGGTGAGGTCTTCGTGGTCCGGCACTACAGCATCGCGCTGGTATGGATGACTCCGGTGGCCCTCATGATGACCGAATTCGTCGCCCCAAAGCCAGCCGGCGTGCTGGTCACCGACCGGGCCATGGAAACCACCCTTGGGGCCGGTATCGCGTTCCTCGTCATCCTGCTCACCACGCGGCAACAGCGCCGGAAGGGCCCGGAGAATGCCGCACCCATGCCTGACAGGACCGGCGGACAACCAGCCACGCTAACC